One Campylobacter sp. MG1 genomic window carries:
- a CDS encoding tetratricopeptide repeat protein, which produces MKNILFLVFLLNLSLFSYDRISELNMYCEEDKNSFACNEIGYAYQWGIDIKKNLKKANIYYRKGCNLGNTGACNNLAYSYEKGLGMSKNYDMAIKLYTNACNKKNGISCNNLAYIYYDIKNDLKSAKKYFKKSCDLGYEVACKKYSFIK; this is translated from the coding sequence TTGAAAAATATTTTATTTTTAGTTTTTTTACTAAATTTAAGTCTTTTTTCTTATGATAGAATTAGTGAATTAAATATGTATTGTGAAGAGGATAAAAACTCATTTGCTTGTAATGAAATAGGATATGCTTATCAGTGGGGTATTGATATTAAGAAAAATTTAAAAAAAGCAAATATATATTACAGAAAAGGCTGTAATTTAGGTAATACTGGTGCTTGTAATAATTTAGCTTATTCTTATGAAAAAGGTCTAGGAATGAGTAAAAATTACGATATGGCTATTAAACTCTATACGAATGCTTGTAATAAAAAAAATGGTATAAGCTGTAATAATCTAGCATATATTTATTATGATATTAAAAATGATTTAAAAAGTGCTAAGAAGTATTTTAAAAAATCATGTGATTTAGGTTATGAAGTTGCTTGTAAAAAATATAGTTTTATAAAGTAA
- a CDS encoding amino acid ABC transporter permease → MDFSIIKEFYPMYIDALVLTIKLAFYGIVLSFLIGLFCMWVELHKLRFLKLICNAYIELSRNTPLLIHLFFLYYALPKLGIKFEAFTCGVIGLAFLGGSYMAESLKSGLNAVSKHQIESGYALALNKNQILYYIILPLSLRVSMAGISANIIFLLKETSVVSVIALADLVYTAKDIIGLYYVTNEALFMLCVAYFIMILPLSLFLTWFEARIKK, encoded by the coding sequence ATGGATTTTAGTATTATTAAAGAATTTTATCCAATGTATATAGACGCATTAGTCCTTACTATAAAACTAGCATTTTATGGCATAGTTTTATCATTTTTAATAGGTTTATTTTGTATGTGGGTTGAGTTACATAAACTAAGGTTTTTAAAATTAATTTGTAATGCTTATATAGAGCTTTCAAGAAATACCCCACTTTTAATTCATTTGTTTTTTTTATATTATGCTTTGCCAAAATTAGGTATTAAGTTTGAAGCCTTTACTTGTGGTGTAATAGGACTTGCATTTTTAGGTGGAAGTTATATGGCTGAGAGTTTGAAATCAGGTTTAAACGCCGTTAGCAAACATCAAATAGAGAGTGGATATGCTTTAGCTTTAAATAAAAATCAAATTTTATATTACATAATTTTACCATTATCTTTAAGAGTATCTATGGCAGGAATTAGTGCAAATATAATATTTTTATTAAAAGAAACATCAGTAGTAAGCGTAATAGCTTTAGCTGATTTAGTCTACACAGCAAAAGATATAATAGGACTTTACTATGTAACTAATGAAGCTTTATTTATGCTTTGTGTTGCTTATTTTATAATGATTTTACCGCTTTCATTATTTTTAACTTGGTTTGAAGCAAGGATTAAAAAATGA
- a CDS encoding amino acid ABC transporter permease (The N-terminal region of this protein, as described by TIGR01726, is a three transmembrane segment that identifies a subfamily of ABC transporter permease subunits, which specificities that include histidine, arginine, glutamine, glutamate, L-cystine (sic), the opines (in Agrobacterium) octopine and nopaline, etc.) — protein sequence MIEILFDLSIYSRLYEGLKVTLFISFVSIFFSIIGGLVLGVFMSLGNKIIFYILKIILEIVRFMPIIVWLFLVYFGFAKWLNLQINAVSASIIVFIIWGVFEMMDLVRGAITSIPKHQFESSVALALSKYQTYRFIILPLATRRLIPSVINLLSRMIKTTSVAYLIGVVDILAIGNQLKEVTLFISNIAPLYIYTIIFFIYFIICYPLSKISKILEKRWS from the coding sequence ATGATTGAAATATTATTTGATTTATCAATTTATTCAAGGCTTTATGAAGGTTTAAAGGTTACTTTGTTTATATCTTTTGTATCTATATTTTTCTCAATTATAGGTGGGCTTGTTTTAGGCGTTTTTATGAGTTTGGGAAATAAAATTATTTTTTATATTTTAAAAATAATTCTTGAAATAGTTAGATTTATGCCTATTATTGTGTGGCTTTTTTTAGTATATTTTGGTTTTGCAAAATGGTTAAATTTACAAATAAATGCTGTTAGTGCTAGCATAATTGTATTTATAATTTGGGGTGTATTTGAAATGATGGATTTAGTAAGAGGAGCAATTACTAGTATACCAAAACACCAATTTGAGAGTTCAGTCGCACTCGCACTTAGTAAGTATCAGACATATAGATTTATTATCTTACCACTCGCTACAAGAAGGTTGATTCCAAGTGTAATAAATTTATTAAGCCGTATGATTAAGACTACTTCAGTAGCTTATTTAATAGGTGTTGTAGATATTTTAGCAATAGGTAATCAATTAAAAGAAGTTACATTATTTATTAGCAATATAGCACCTTTATATATTTATACAATTATATTTTTTATATATTTTATAATTTGTTATCCCTTATCAAAAATATCAAAAATACTAGAAAAAAGGTGGAGTTAA
- a CDS encoding amino acid ABC transporter ATP-binding protein: MSILKLENINKFYGNNHALKDISFEVNKGEVVVLVGPSGCGKSTTLRCINGLENIASGNIYIKNEIINKDYKNWQEIRKYVGMVFQSYELFDHLNVLENILLAPMKVQKRKKDEVLKQALDLLQKVGLEHKQNAYPKELSGGQKQRIAIVRALCMNPEIMLFDEVTAALDPEIVREVLDVLLNLAKEEKTMLIVTHEMAFARAVADKIIFMDSGKIVEIASPEEFFTNPQTNRAKQFLNMFEFKKD, from the coding sequence ATGAGTATTTTAAAACTTGAAAATATTAATAAATTTTACGGCAATAACCACGCTTTAAAGGATATTTCTTTTGAAGTTAATAAAGGCGAAGTTGTTGTTTTAGTAGGGCCTAGTGGCTGCGGGAAAAGCACAACTTTAAGGTGTATTAATGGACTTGAAAATATAGCTAGTGGAAATATTTATATAAAAAATGAAATAATTAATAAAGATTATAAAAACTGGCAAGAGATTAGAAAATATGTTGGAATGGTGTTTCAAAGCTATGAATTGTTTGACCATTTAAATGTGCTTGAAAATATCTTATTAGCTCCTATGAAAGTTCAAAAGCGTAAAAAAGATGAAGTTTTAAAACAAGCCCTAGATTTATTACAAAAAGTTGGTTTAGAACATAAACAAAACGCCTATCCAAAAGAGCTAAGTGGCGGTCAAAAACAAAGAATTGCAATAGTTAGAGCTTTATGTATGAATCCTGAAATTATGCTTTTTGATGAAGTTACGGCTGCGCTTGATCCTGAAATAGTAAGAGAAGTTTTAGATGTATTATTAAATCTTGCAAAAGAAGAAAAAACAATGCTAATAGTAACTCACGAAATGGCATTTGCTAGAGCTGTAGCTGATAAAATTATTTTTATGGATAGTGGCAAAATCGTTGAAATTGCAAGTCCTGAAGAGTTTTTTACAAATCCGCAAACTAATAGAGCTAAGCAATTTTTAAATATGTTTGAATTTAAAAAGGATTAA
- a CDS encoding cysteine ABC transporter substrate-binding protein has protein sequence MKKVILSLVAGALLTCFANARNIEEIKTSDNIKIGVFADKPPFGFVDKEGKFQGYDIYFAKRIAKDLLGSEDKLTLVPVEAASRVEFLQSDKVDIILANFTKTPERARVVDFALPYMKVSLGIASPKNAEIKDIKELDGKTLIVNKGTTADAYFTKNKNGVNLAKYDQNTETFGALLDGRGAALAHDNTLLFAWVKNNPDFVVGISELGDIDVIAPAVKKGNKELLEWLNNEIVKLGEEQFFHKNYDETLAPVYGTDIDKESVVVEGGKI, from the coding sequence ATGAAAAAAGTTATTTTATCACTTGTTGCAGGGGCTTTACTAACCTGTTTTGCTAATGCTAGAAATATTGAAGAGATTAAAACTAGCGATAATATTAAAATAGGCGTTTTTGCTGATAAACCACCATTTGGCTTTGTTGATAAAGAAGGTAAGTTTCAAGGCTATGATATTTATTTTGCAAAAAGAATTGCTAAAGATTTATTAGGTAGTGAAGATAAATTAACCTTAGTTCCTGTTGAAGCTGCTAGTAGGGTTGAGTTTTTACAATCTGATAAAGTTGATATTATTTTAGCTAATTTTACAAAAACACCTGAAAGAGCAAGAGTTGTTGATTTTGCATTACCTTATATGAAAGTTTCATTAGGCATTGCAAGTCCTAAAAATGCAGAGATTAAAGACATTAAAGAACTAGATGGAAAAACTCTAATCGTAAATAAAGGCACAACTGCTGATGCGTATTTTACAAAAAATAAAAACGGAGTAAATCTAGCAAAATACGATCAAAATACTGAAACTTTTGGAGCATTATTAGATGGCAGAGGTGCTGCACTAGCACACGATAATACCTTGCTTTTTGCTTGGGTTAAAAACAATCCTGATTTTGTAGTAGGTATTAGTGAATTAGGAGATATTGATGTAATCGCACCTGCTGTTAAAAAAGGCAATAAAGAGCTTTTAGAATGGCTAAATAATGAGATAGTAAAACTAGGCGAAGAGCAATTCTTCCACAAAAATTATGATGAAACTCTAGCACCTGTTTATGGAACTGATATTGATAAAGAAAGTGTTGTTGTAGAAGGCGGCAAAATTTAA
- the def gene encoding peptide deformylase: MILDILKYPNKALFVRSEEVKDFDANLHELLDNMYDTMIISSGIGLAAIQVGKPFRIFIINLINDNEVQDKNDLIEFINPKITPLDDKTQIYEEGCLSVPGFFEEVIRHENIRVDFYDRYGNISTLEASGLLSVAIQHENDHLDGHLFIEKIGYQARKKLEKYLKENKKSKK, translated from the coding sequence ATGATACTTGATATTTTAAAATATCCAAATAAAGCATTGTTTGTAAGAAGTGAAGAAGTAAAAGATTTTGATGCGAATTTACATGAATTATTAGATAATATGTATGACACAATGATTATTTCTAGTGGTATAGGCTTAGCTGCAATTCAAGTAGGAAAACCTTTTAGAATATTTATTATAAATTTAATTAATGATAATGAAGTTCAAGATAAAAATGATTTAATTGAATTTATCAATCCAAAAATTACACCTTTAGATGATAAAACTCAAATTTATGAGGAAGGTTGTCTTAGTGTTCCAGGTTTTTTTGAAGAAGTTATTCGTCATGAAAATATTAGAGTAGATTTTTATGATAGATACGGTAATATAAGTACACTAGAAGCTAGTGGCTTACTTTCAGTTGCAATACAACATGAAAATGATCATTTAGATGGTCATTTGTTTATAGAAAAAATTGGTTATCAGGCTAGAAAAAAATTAGAAAAATATTTAAAAGAAAATAAAAAATCAAAAAAGTAA
- the serA gene encoding phosphoglycerate dehydrogenase: protein MHKILVLDGVSELGVKILEKTCKITEIPKISYEELLEIIKDYDAVIVRSATKITEEVLDKAINLKVIGRAGVGVDNIDIKAATKKGIIVLNAPNGNTNAATEHTMALMLSLTRAIPQAHASMKAGRWDRKSFLGLELKDRTLGVLGLGRIGAGVASRAQAFGMKVLAYDPYLSNERAEQLSVKKCEMDEVLANADFLTLHLPLTDETKGMINKNSIAKMKKGVRIINAARGECINLDDLVVALKEGKVAGAALDVFPSEPLGEHEITKLDNVVLTPHLGASTIEAQEGVAVDVAIAIKEALNGQMVASALNAVPVSPDMLNKIKPYFNLVKALGYIACAITNSPIKEVKIEYSNVFKDLDTRALNQMMLCGLLNSILQERINIVNAPMIAQERGIHLVEQKSDYNVNSIKVTIISELGEHEITGALMSDKSAYITAIDEYEIKFEPSGVLLLIPHDNVPGMIGLIGTALGNAGINISSMQVSKTHKSGENIMAISINKKPLKADFKNICDIAGVHGVKLIDCSEICDD from the coding sequence GTGCATAAGATTCTCGTATTGGATGGTGTTAGTGAATTAGGTGTAAAAATTTTAGAAAAAACTTGTAAAATTACTGAAATTCCAAAAATTTCATATGAAGAGTTATTAGAAATTATTAAAGATTATGATGCTGTAATAGTAAGATCAGCTACTAAAATTACTGAAGAAGTATTGGATAAAGCAATAAATTTAAAAGTAATAGGTAGAGCAGGTGTTGGTGTTGATAATATTGATATAAAAGCTGCCACAAAAAAAGGTATCATAGTTTTAAATGCTCCAAATGGTAATACTAATGCTGCTACTGAACATACTATGGCACTAATGCTTAGCTTAACAAGAGCTATCCCACAAGCACACGCTAGTATGAAAGCTGGACGCTGGGATAGAAAGTCATTTTTAGGTTTAGAATTAAAAGATAGAACTTTAGGTGTTTTAGGGCTTGGAAGAATTGGTGCAGGCGTAGCTAGTAGGGCACAAGCATTTGGTATGAAAGTATTAGCGTATGACCCTTATTTAAGCAATGAAAGAGCAGAACAATTAAGTGTAAAAAAATGTGAAATGGATGAGGTATTAGCAAATGCTGATTTTTTAACACTTCATTTACCTTTAACAGATGAAACAAAAGGAATGATAAATAAAAATAGCATAGCAAAGATGAAAAAAGGCGTTAGAATCATAAATGCAGCTAGGGGTGAGTGTATAAATTTAGATGATTTAGTAGTGGCATTAAAAGAAGGTAAGGTTGCAGGTGCAGCACTTGATGTATTCCCTAGTGAGCCGCTTGGTGAACATGAAATTACAAAATTAGATAATGTAGTTTTAACCCCGCATTTAGGTGCATCTACAATAGAAGCTCAAGAAGGAGTAGCTGTTGATGTTGCTATCGCTATAAAAGAAGCATTAAATGGACAAATGGTAGCTAGTGCATTAAATGCCGTGCCAGTTAGCCCTGATATGTTAAATAAAATTAAACCTTATTTTAATTTAGTAAAAGCATTAGGTTATATTGCGTGTGCTATTACAAATTCTCCTATAAAAGAAGTAAAAATTGAATATTCTAATGTATTTAAAGATTTAGATACTAGAGCACTAAATCAAATGATGCTTTGTGGTTTATTGAATTCAATATTGCAAGAAAGAATTAATATTGTTAACGCACCTATGATAGCACAAGAAAGAGGTATTCATTTAGTAGAACAAAAAAGTGATTATAATGTTAATTCAATAAAAGTAACAATTATTAGTGAGTTAGGAGAACACGAAATAACAGGTGCTTTAATGTCTGATAAAAGTGCTTATATCACGGCTATTGATGAGTACGAAATTAAATTTGAGCCAAGTGGAGTATTGTTGTTAATACCACATGATAATGTTCCTGGAATGATAGGTTTGATAGGAACTGCGTTAGGTAATGCTGGAATAAATATTTCAAGTATGCAGGTTAGTAAAACTCATAAAAGTGGTGAAAATATTATGGCTATAAGTATAAATAAAAAACCATTAAAGGCTGATTTTAAGAATATTTGTGATATAGCTGGGGTTCATGGTGTAAAACTTATAGATTGTAGTGAGATTTGTGATGACTAA
- a CDS encoding histidine phosphatase family protein: MTKIILLRHGQTNWNKEGRYQGQIDTDLSELGKEQAKLLSNALKKIKIDEFIASPLKRAYETACESAKFHNKQVIKDERLLEINHGTWEGKLSSEVEKMDKELLKMWKQTPHLVKMPNGENLQDILNRALPCVVEFAKKYDGKTIAFFAHDAVNKVLLAHFLNAPLSSFWNILQDNTCINVVEFNDDLFKIVTLNNTNHLGYLFSGEIQLGL; the protein is encoded by the coding sequence ATGACTAAGATAATTTTATTAAGACATGGGCAAACTAATTGGAATAAAGAGGGTCGTTATCAAGGACAAATTGATACTGATTTAAGCGAGTTAGGAAAAGAACAAGCTAAATTATTATCTAATGCATTAAAAAAAATAAAGATTGATGAATTTATTGCAAGTCCATTGAAAAGGGCTTATGAAACAGCTTGTGAGAGTGCAAAATTTCATAATAAACAAGTTATTAAAGATGAAAGATTATTAGAGATTAATCACGGTACTTGGGAAGGAAAATTATCTAGTGAAGTAGAAAAAATGGATAAAGAATTACTTAAAATGTGGAAACAAACACCACATTTAGTAAAAATGCCTAATGGTGAAAATTTACAAGATATTTTAAATAGAGCTTTACCTTGTGTTGTTGAATTTGCTAAAAAATACGATGGTAAAACTATAGCTTTTTTTGCACACGATGCTGTTAATAAAGTATTGTTAGCACATTTTTTGAATGCACCTCTTAGTTCATTTTGGAATATTTTACAGGATAATACTTGTATAAATGTGGTTGAATTTAACGATGATTTATTTAAAATCGTAACTTTAAATAATACTAATCATTTAGGATATTTATTTTCTGGCGAAATTCAATTAGGTTTATAA
- a CDS encoding c-type cytochrome, producing MKKVLLSLAALSLLSTAAIASDGATLFKKCIACHGKAAEKKAPGAEIIINTLDEKTILEALQGYKAGTLGGKAKKTMELQVKNLSEDDMKALAAYIVTLK from the coding sequence ATGAAAAAAGTATTATTAAGTTTAGCAGCATTATCTTTATTAAGCACTGCAGCAATTGCTAGCGATGGAGCTACATTATTTAAAAAATGTATTGCCTGTCACGGTAAAGCAGCTGAGAAAAAAGCTCCAGGTGCAGAAATTATCATCAATACTTTAGATGAAAAAACAATTTTAGAAGCTTTACAAGGTTATAAAGCTGGAACACTTGGTGGAAAAGCTAAGAAAACTATGGAATTACAAGTTAAAAATCTTAGCGAAGATGATATGAAAGCACTTGCAGCTTATATTGTAACTCTAAAGTAA
- the nadC gene encoding carboxylating nicotinate-nucleotide diphosphorylase, whose protein sequence is MLIDSEIKLIQKELNDDLGRGDLFSQLGEFNDINASLKAKSDGVFAGEPYFKEICKIQNINCELFIKDGEKFKKGDILAKLKGKKNIILLTERTLLNFVQHASGIATKVNKMKELIKDYNVALLDTRKTRPGLRVFEKYAIRCGGGQNHRLGLDDCIMIKDTHLAGVDNIVDFIKTLKTKIPYYTPIEIECDTLEQVKEAFKTDVNAVLLDNMSPKECADIVNLKNKLGLKIKLEASGNITEDTIVEYAKSGVDVISSGANIYKATWVDFSLRLSE, encoded by the coding sequence ATGCTTATTGACAGTGAAATTAAACTAATTCAAAAAGAACTAAATGATGATTTAGGTAGGGGTGATTTATTTTCACAATTAGGTGAATTTAACGATATTAATGCTTCTTTAAAGGCTAAAAGCGATGGTGTTTTTGCAGGCGAACCTTATTTTAAAGAAATTTGTAAAATACAAAACATTAATTGTGAATTATTTATAAAAGATGGTGAAAAATTTAAAAAAGGTGATATTCTAGCAAAATTAAAAGGTAAAAAAAATATAATATTATTAACCGAAAGAACGCTTCTAAATTTTGTACAACACGCTAGTGGTATAGCTACTAAGGTTAATAAAATGAAAGAATTAATAAAAGATTATAACGTAGCATTACTAGATACTAGAAAAACAAGACCTGGTCTTAGAGTGTTTGAAAAATACGCAATTCGCTGTGGTGGCGGACAAAACCATAGACTTGGCTTAGATGATTGCATAATGATTAAAGATACACATTTAGCTGGTGTTGATAATATTGTTGATTTTATAAAAACACTAAAAACAAAAATACCATATTACACTCCAATAGAAATAGAATGTGATACCTTAGAACAAGTAAAAGAAGCCTTTAAAACGGATGTAAATGCTGTTTTATTAGATAATATGAGTCCTAAAGAATGTGCTGATATAGTAAATTTAAAAAACAAATTAGGTTTAAAAATAAAACTAGAAGCTAGTGGTAACATTACCGAGGATACAATCGTAGAATACGCAAAAAGTGGAGTTGATGTGATAAGTAGTGGAGCTAATATTTATAAAGCTACTTGGGTTGATTTTTCTTTAAGACTTAGTGAGTAA
- the dapE gene encoding succinyl-diaminopimelate desuccinylase has translation MLKKIFLELLKEKSITPDAKKCFDITKNFLDNFKCEYINKDGTSNQILSKIYNDTGIHFAFCGHIDVVPAGDGWDSDPFLPVENNGIITARGTQDMKSGVAAFLYACKKFNGKNIRKISIILTSDEEGDGKNGTILALEYLAKNNDLPDLAIVAEPTCEKYFGDSIKVGRRGSIHANIKIIGKQGHAAYPEKCINPVHIGANALSLIAGKNLDEGNEFFEPSKIVITNLKAGIGASNVTPNDFLISLNVRNSPLTNKDDLEKYLKKCLGNINYELEIKQGSEPFYTNTDSKLIKTLIKSLKDMGIENPNLNTKGGTSDARLLAKFGVEVCEIGVVNDKIHAVNESVEFEQVELLSECLLKLLNNL, from the coding sequence ATGCTTAAAAAAATTTTTTTAGAATTATTAAAAGAAAAATCTATAACACCAGATGCAAAAAAATGTTTTGATATTACTAAAAATTTTTTAGATAACTTTAAATGTGAATACATAAATAAAGATGGTACAAGTAATCAAATTTTAAGTAAAATATACAATGATACTGGGATACATTTTGCATTTTGTGGTCACATTGATGTTGTCCCTGCTGGAGATGGTTGGGATAGCGATCCATTTTTACCAGTTGAAAATAATGGAATAATAACTGCAAGAGGCACACAAGATATGAAAAGTGGTGTTGCTGCATTTTTATATGCTTGTAAAAAATTTAATGGAAAAAACATAAGAAAAATTAGCATTATTTTAACAAGCGATGAAGAAGGTGATGGAAAAAACGGAACAATATTAGCACTTGAATATTTAGCAAAAAACAATGATTTACCAGACTTAGCAATAGTAGCTGAACCTACTTGCGAAAAATATTTTGGAGATAGTATTAAAGTTGGTCGTAGAGGTAGTATACATGCAAATATAAAAATTATAGGAAAACAAGGACATGCCGCATACCCTGAAAAATGTATCAATCCTGTCCATATAGGAGCAAATGCCTTATCATTAATAGCTGGAAAAAATTTAGATGAAGGAAATGAATTTTTTGAACCTAGTAAGATAGTCATAACAAATTTAAAAGCTGGTATAGGTGCTTCTAATGTAACACCTAATGATTTTTTAATAAGCTTAAACGTTAGAAATTCACCACTTACAAATAAAGATGATTTAGAAAAATATCTAAAAAAATGTTTAGGAAATATTAATTATGAACTAGAAATAAAACAAGGTTCTGAACCATTTTATACAAACACTGATAGTAAATTAATAAAAACATTAATAAAATCACTTAAAGATATGGGAATAGAAAATCCAAATTTAAATACAAAAGGTGGTACGAGTGATGCTAGATTATTAGCTAAATTTGGTGTTGAAGTATGTGAAATAGGTGTTGTTAATGACAAAATACATGCAGTTAATGAAAGTGTAGAATTTGAACAAGTTGAACTGTTAAGCGAGTGTTTGTTAAAATTATTAAATAATCTTTGA
- a CDS encoding EAL domain-containing protein yields MKKIKKSIYFLVCIFLILNLYLFMDSKKYIKVFAENYFNSLKDKHNDFTKFRIIDNKIITINGVNPNLDEEQIKELANKNKIFNYLKTNKDNFDITYYVLYKNYFQGFQEEFKLDNANTYQFYISFLINICLLIFIFILHKQRNITENQYIKTIATCNKKIEKLELEANIDNLTQLKNKKNLEKNINIMKNPKILLVDIDEFNKINNYFDSETANDLLKHIALIIDDFAKENNMQIYRVNGDLFALLEDSIDDEKRYEFLSKKLIEELANKDLSIEYNNQTINIILTVTMGCCVDDDDILKKAMVALKKAKLNNKNFVCYSKFIDNETNYFNTINTNQISIENIHKNEILPFFQPVFDKDKNITHYETLVRMTKKTKDGIKIILPDEFLLSTIKMKQYKIIEEYIFEKVIQILLENNNIILSINLSSQNMNDSIKNNEFITLLRKNMLGNRLIIEIIEDEKMPKNEKIKDFIKRTRELGCKIIIDNFGYGTNNFAYLVELMPDYIKFHSNIIKNINASEKNANIVKAIVSFSKELGIKTIAKHISDEKILQKCIELEIDEFQGFYLGKPSPTFSLNEIDLEFYKIKE; encoded by the coding sequence ATGAAAAAAATAAAAAAAAGTATATATTTTTTAGTCTGTATTTTTTTAATACTAAACCTTTATCTTTTTATGGATTCTAAAAAATATATTAAAGTATTTGCGGAGAATTATTTTAACTCATTAAAAGATAAACATAATGATTTCACTAAATTTAGAATAATTGACAATAAAATAATTACTATAAATGGTGTTAATCCTAATTTAGACGAAGAACAAATAAAAGAACTAGCAAACAAAAATAAAATTTTTAATTATTTAAAAACAAATAAAGATAATTTTGACATAACATATTATGTGCTATATAAAAATTATTTTCAAGGTTTTCAAGAAGAATTTAAACTTGACAATGCTAATACATACCAGTTTTACATATCATTTTTAATAAATATATGTTTATTAATTTTTATATTTATACTACACAAGCAAAGGAATATAACTGAAAATCAATATATAAAAACAATCGCTACTTGTAATAAAAAAATAGAAAAATTAGAACTTGAAGCAAATATAGATAATTTAACACAATTAAAAAATAAGAAAAATTTAGAAAAAAATATAAATATAATGAAAAATCCTAAAATATTATTAGTAGATATTGATGAATTTAATAAAATAAACAATTATTTTGATTCTGAAACTGCAAATGATTTATTAAAACATATCGCATTAATAATAGATGATTTTGCTAAAGAAAACAATATGCAAATATATAGAGTTAATGGTGATTTATTTGCTTTGCTAGAGGATAGTATTGATGATGAAAAAAGATATGAATTTTTAAGTAAAAAATTAATAGAAGAACTAGCTAATAAAGATTTAAGTATAGAATATAACAATCAAACAATAAACATTATTTTAACAGTTACTATGGGATGTTGTGTTGATGATGATGACATACTAAAAAAAGCCATGGTAGCTCTAAAAAAAGCAAAATTAAATAATAAAAATTTCGTTTGCTATTCTAAATTTATAGATAATGAAACAAATTATTTTAACACTATAAATACAAATCAAATTTCAATAGAAAATATACATAAAAATGAAATTTTACCATTTTTTCAACCAGTATTTGATAAGGATAAAAATATAACGCATTACGAAACTTTAGTGAGAATGACTAAAAAGACAAAAGATGGTATTAAAATAATATTACCAGATGAATTCTTATTAAGTACCATCAAAATGAAGCAATATAAAATAATAGAAGAATATATTTTTGAAAAAGTAATACAGATTTTACTTGAAAATAACAATATTATTTTAAGCATAAATTTAAGCAGTCAAAATATGAATGATAGTATAAAAAATAATGAATTTATAACACTTTTAAGAAAAAATATGCTGGGTAATAGACTAATAATAGAAATCATTGAAGATGAAAAAATGCCTAAAAATGAAAAAATAAAAGACTTTATAAAAAGAACTAGAGAATTAGGATGTAAAATAATAATAGATAATTTTGGTTATGGTACTAACAATTTTGCTTATTTAGTAGAATTAATGCCTGATTATATTAAATTCCATTCTAATATCATAAAAAATATTAATGCAAGTGAAAAAAATGCAAATATAGTAAAAGCTATAGTATCATTTTCTAAAGAATTAGGTATAAAAACAATAGCAAAACATATTAGCGATGAAAAAATACTTCAAAAATGCATAGAATTAGAAATTGACGAATTTCAAGGCTTTTATCTAGGAAAACCAAGTCCTACTTTTAGTTTAAATGAAATTGACTTAGAATTTTATAAAATAAAGGAGTAA